Genomic segment of Gouania willdenowi chromosome 17, fGouWil2.1, whole genome shotgun sequence:
CACGCACAGCAAAGCTACACGGGCAcaggtggctctgtatttaggagtcagtgatgatttgcgtagttttttggcagttttagGCAGTGTGGTTTAGGCattgtttaatgcagccagtgACGGTATTTCATGCCGATTCTTTCCGCGTTGAACAGTTGTCATTGTTTGTTTCCGTGATTCTGTCTGCGATTCAGTTAacacagattttatagggccctacagaTGGATTGAGACTCAATTATGTTGACACAAACTGAATCTCACTTAATCAAACTGGCATAGACTTAATCAGAATGACTTCGGCTATATCATGCCCAATCTGATACACATTCTACCAGATTGAATATGGGATGGACTCAAACTGAATCAGACTTAATTATACTCAGCACAGACTGACTCTGACTCATTCGGGAATGTAGGCAGACAAAAGAAACCTGACCTGACTCAGTCAGACTTACTCAGACACAGTCAGAATATCACCACTTTAAACTAACTGAATCAAATTGACCAACCCTCAGACTGACACAATGCAACTCAATATGATGTTGGCTTGTTTGTTTAGAAAATGACGTTGGTTCTTGTATTCAGCGCGCGGCCCTCTACGCTCACCTTCATTCACCTTTCATTCAACTGAGGTGTTTCCAGTGGTTATATCTAACTATGTTCTTGCTGTTCTCCACAGGTTCTAAGTGAAAACCTTCTCGCAGAATCATGAGCTGGAGCTTTCTCACGCGTCTACTGGAAGAAATCCACAACCACTCCACCTTTGTGGGGAAAGTGTGGCTGACTGTGCTGATTATCTTTCGCATTGTGCTGACGGCAGTTGGTGGCGAGTCCATCTACTCTGATGAACAATCTAAGTTCACATGCAACACAAGGCAGCCGGGCTGTGACAACGTGTGCTATGATGCTTTCGCTCCCCTGTCGCATGTTCGCTTCTGGGTCTTCCAGATCATCATGATCTCTACCCCCTCCATCATGTATATGGGCTATGCCATTCACAAGATTGCCCGCACCTCTGAGGAAGAGCGCCGAACACAGCAGAAGGTCCGCAGGAAACCTCCTCCTCATAGCAGATGGAGGGAGAATCATCATCTGGAGGATGTGTTGGAGGACGATGATGAAGCTGAGCCCATGATCTACGAGGCCACGCTTGAGGTGCAGGAAACAAAGCCTGAAACCATATGTAGTACCAGAAAGGACCTGAACAAGCACGATGGCCGCAAAAGGATAATGCAGGAAGGTCTGATGAGGATCTACGTTCTTCAGCTTTTGTCGCGAGCAGTTTTTGAGATCGCCTTCTTGGGCGGTCAGTATCTGCTCTACGGTTTTCGAGTCAGTCCTTCATATGTGTGTAACAGGATTCCATGTCCGCACAGGGTGGACTGCTTCATCTCCAGGCCCACAGAGAAGACCATCTTCCTCCTTATCATGTACATAGTGAGCCTCCTCTGCCTCGTGCTGAATGTCTGTGAGATGCTTCACTTAGGGATCGGTACTTTTAAGGATACTTTACGTATGAAGAGAAGCCGCCGCAGTCGGACAATGTTTGGTTTCCCATTTTCTCGCAACATCCCCGCCTCCCCTCCTGGGTACAACTTAGTGATGAGGACTGAGAAAACCAGCAGGATACCCAACAGCCTCATAGCACATGAGCAAAACATGGCTAACGCGGCCGTGGAGCAGCCGTGCACCAGCCCTGATGAGAACATCCCCTCCGACCTGGCTAGCCTGCACAAGCACCTCCGGGTGGCCCAGGAACAGCTTGACATGGCCTTCCAAACCTACCAAACCAAAACCACACAACAAGCCTCCAGGAGCAGCAGTCCTGTGTCTGCAGGAACCATGGCAGAGCAGAACCGGGCTAACATGGTCCAGGAGAAGCAAGGAACAAGGCCCAAGACGTCAATAGAGAGGACTTCGACTATTGTGAAAAATGGGAAGACGTCTGTGTGGATCTAGAGTAAAACCTCAATGAAAGACTGTTAAAAGTCTGTAGACCTGCTCTACAACCTGGCTGGAGGAAATCCAATCATCTAGCCATACAACCTCCAAAAGACTCAGCAGGCCTGGATCTTATTAGGAGGAGAGGGACGATCCTAGCAACATAGTGTGTCATTGTCCCTCCTCTGTAActtaactaaaatattttaactTGTGACTTCACAGCAGTTGGCTTGAAGAACCTGGACCGTGTGTGACTCTAGCTTTAGCCAAACCATAAAAAGactacatcacagtatttgggCAACTTTGTTCAGTCAAAGCTTTCCTCAACTACATCCCACTCTTATGTCTGAGGCCTTTCTAGACAGTGATCTGGTTCAGGAACCAGTTTGCTTTAGGAATCTCTGAACCTTGCTGATTTTCAATGAATTAACCAGCATTCAAAGCATTTTAAGCAGAACCAGAGTGTGCGAGTAACATGCGGTGAGGTTCATGTATGGTAAGACACAGACTTTATCAGAATCccatttacaaataaaagtagCACAAAAGGTAAGCAAATGTGTGTTTGGTGGATTATTTCTTTGCTGTAACAATGCTTCTTGGCAATAAATCTACTACAGTTGAAATGCCCGTTCATTACTTAAAGGGTGTATATTGAAAGTCATACTCAAAACAGTATGTTGGAGACATACAGTGATTTCATAGCACCAAATAACGTTTGTGAGGACACATGGCCTGTCATTGTGAAGGATCTGGGGGCATATAGTGAAATTAGGCCCAAGGTTTTCATCAAGAACCCACAGTAACGTCAAACACCCTTTAAACAATCAGTAGGAGACGCAAATGTGGCGAATATAAACAACAGTAAATTATTTGCCGGTCATGCAGTTACGTAAATGTTTTTGAAGGTGTACCATTGagaaaaaatagacattagaattttggtatttatttgtatattgtgACACTTCCATTATTAGTAGTTTTATTTGAGGTATGTCGGTTTAGTCTGGATGACTTTTAATAATACATCGGTTTTGTTAGttgattacataaaaaaaaacatattttacatatttaaaaaaggaTGCCACTGTAGGTAAACCTATTGTTCACAGTTTTATATCACCTTATTTTAGGTTATGAACCAATTCATTTATCAGTCTGAACAACTAAACATGGTCTGAAACTACCTAGACAGTACCTTCTTTCAGAAATAATTGTGGGCTACCATGGAAACCCCTTCCTCTTAGTCTCAGTTTGTTAGACAGACGCGAGATCTGCTCTGCTTCCTCAGCAGTCCTGGTCCTTCCTGCCTTACACGTCCAAAGTGCCTCCAAAGTCAAACAGCGTTTGATTCATGACAAGCAAGAGAGTGGCTCAGGTGGACAACGTCTGAATCCAGTGCACAAACGAGAACTTCCTaccacacacatactgtatgtatgcaCATGCACATATATGCAGACACAAGACCATTGCATGTGTTTATGGACTAAAGGAAAAGAGAGAGTATAGTGGTTGTAACAAAATCAAATCTGCAAATCAGTGTTTTCAGTCTAAATGTCAATCAGTGGTCAACTGAACGTTAAGGGCCTATACTACGAAACTGGATTTCATCTTAACatgctaacttctgggatttattcagtgtatactgtactacgacgctggttaacttattacggggctaaatcaccataatACGTAACTTACGCTGAACTGCTAACGTCGGGACAAGGATTTGTTCAAGCTAACAGATTAGCGAGTACAAaagcctcctgaccaatcagttctcctCGAAAATGAACTGCCCAAGAATGGGCGGTTCATGTTTTTGTACACGTTGCTTCGTGAATCGGATCTGACAGGTGACAGGAGAGAAAGAATTATTATGgattgatgcaatcctttcttGTTcccaatgacatcctataggaaacatatagattttAATCTGGACAAACCAACATTAGTCAGCTGAGAAAGCCTGCGTGCGTCAGGCGCTCTCTGCccaatacattttttaactcatttat
This window contains:
- the gjc2 gene encoding gap junction gamma-2 protein; its protein translation is MSWSFLTRLLEEIHNHSTFVGKVWLTVLIIFRIVLTAVGGESIYSDEQSKFTCNTRQPGCDNVCYDAFAPLSHVRFWVFQIIMISTPSIMYMGYAIHKIARTSEEERRTQQKVRRKPPPHSRWRENHHLEDVLEDDDEAEPMIYEATLEVQETKPETICSTRKDLNKHDGRKRIMQEGLMRIYVLQLLSRAVFEIAFLGGQYLLYGFRVSPSYVCNRIPCPHRVDCFISRPTEKTIFLLIMYIVSLLCLVLNVCEMLHLGIGTFKDTLRMKRSRRSRTMFGFPFSRNIPASPPGYNLVMRTEKTSRIPNSLIAHEQNMANAAVEQPCTSPDENIPSDLASLHKHLRVAQEQLDMAFQTYQTKTTQQASRSSSPVSAGTMAEQNRANMVQEKQGTRPKTSIERTSTIVKNGKTSVWI